A DNA window from Vigna angularis cultivar LongXiaoDou No.4 chromosome 1, ASM1680809v1, whole genome shotgun sequence contains the following coding sequences:
- the LOC108334071 gene encoding protein POLLENLESS 3-LIKE 2 — MQDMWNVPPGFIPSKSAPSSPAKPLGAVLRTRSESFHVTHKVPVGDTPYVRAKNVQLVDKDPEKAIPLFWAAINAGDRVDSALKDMAIVMKQQNRAGEAIEAIKSLRSRCSDQAQESLDNILLDLYKRCGRLDDQIALLKHKLYLIQQGLAFNGKRTKTARSQGKKFQVSVEQEATRLLGNLGWALMQQNNYIEAEEAYRRALSIAPDNNKMCNLGICLMKQGRIGEAKETLYRVKPAVMDGPRGSDSHLKAYERAQQMLKDLESEMMNKGVDRIEQSRLFEAFLGSSSIWQPQPCKDHHTTLPAATNSSRIQDDFADENINSNTITKNHTALPPPKGTTTTTNKQTVTMLGNSLNVAAPPFYASKSMLREPFENQFSETLKRTRSGNSAGSMRVVSDVRDRDSSNKLQVELEVSVPENKTRRLSSEDSQKNKLTDMLPDDDDFEEAILAAILGPSNDNKATETSRTLQRNNDKRLKVFKDITLSLSPRA; from the exons ATGCAAGACATGTGGAATGTTCCTCCGGGTTTTATACCCTCCAAATCTGCACCTTCTTCTCCTGCGAAGCCTCTCGGAGCAGTTCTCAGAACGCGCTCTGAGTCCTTTCATGTCACCCACAAGGTCCCGGTTGGTGACACTCCTTATGTCAGAGCAAAAAATGTTCAG TTGGTGGATAAGGATCCAGAGAAAGCAATTCCGCTGTTTTGGGCAGCCATTAATGCGGGAGATAGGGTGGACAGTGCTTTGAAAGATATGGCTATTGTCATGAAGCAGCAAAATCGGGCTGGAGAAGCCATTGAAGCCATTAAATCCCTTCGAAGTAGATGTTCAGATCAAGCCCAAGAATCTCTTGATAATATCCTCTTGGATCTTTACAAG AGGTGTGGAAGACTTGATGACCAAATAGCCCTCTTGAAGCACAAGTTGTACTTAATTCAACAAGGGTTGGCATTCAATGGTAAGCGCACAAAGACTGCGAGATCTCAAGGGAAAAAGTTTCAAGTTTCTGTTGAGCAAGAAGCCACGAGATTGCTG GGAAACTTGGGTTGGGCACTGATGCAGCAGAACAACTACATAGAAGCAGAAGAGGCTTATCGCCGGGCGCTGTCTATTGCTCCTGACAACAATAAGATGTGCAATCTGGGCATTTGTTTGATGAAGCAAGGAAGAATTGGTGAAGCAAAAGAGACACTGTACCGTGTAAAGCCTGCAGTTATGGATGGCCCTAGAGGCTCAGATTCTCACTTGAAAGCCTATGAAAGGGCACAACAGATGCTGAAAGACCTTGAATCTGAGATGATGAATAAGGGAGTCGATAGGATTGAACAAAGCAGGCTCTTTGAGGCCTTTTTAGGTTCTTCATCAATATGGCAACCCCAGCCTTGCAAGGATCACCACACAACCTTGCCAGCAGCTACAAATTCATCCAGAATTCAAGATGATTTTGCTGATGAGAACATCAATTCCAACACAATAACCAAAAATCACACAGCACTGCCACCACCTAAAGGTACCACTACTACTACCAACAAACAAACTGTTACCATGTTGGGGAACTCACTCAATGTTGCAGCTCCTCCCTTTTATGCATCAAAATCCATGCTGAGAGAACCATTTGAGAACCAGTTCTCGGAGACCCTTAAGAGAACAAGGTCTGGAAACTCTGCAGGGTCCATGAGAGTGGTTAGTGATGTGAGGGACAGGGACAGCAGCAACAAGTTGCAAGTGGAATTAGAGGTGTCAGTGCCAGAGAACAAAACAAGAAGGCTCTCATCAGAGGATAGTCAGAAGAACAAGTTAACAGATATGTTACCTGATGATGATGACTTTGAAGAGGCGATTCTTGCTGCAATTTTGGGACCTTCCAATGATAATAAAGCTACTGAGACAAGCAGAACTTTGCAGAGGAATAATGACAAGAGGCTTAAGGTTTTTAAGGATATTACGCTGTCTCTGAGTCCAAGAGCTTGA